A section of the Phacochoerus africanus isolate WHEZ1 chromosome 4, ROS_Pafr_v1, whole genome shotgun sequence genome encodes:
- the LOC125124174 gene encoding olfactory receptor 2L2-like, whose translation MENYNQTSTDFILLGLFPPSRIGLFLFILIVLIFLMALFGNLSMILLIFLDIHLHKPMYFLLSQLSLIDLNYISTIVPKMAYNFLFGNKSISFIGCGVQSFFFLTLAGAETLLLACMAYDRYVAICFPLHYPIRISRRVCVLMITASWIMGSINSCAHTTYALHIHYCRSRAINHFFCDVPAMLTLACMDTWIYEYTVFVSTILFLLLPFIGIACSYGRVLLAVYHMNSAEGKKKAYSTCSTHLAVVTFYYVPFVYTYLRPRDLRSPTEDKTLAVFYTILTPMLNPVIYSLKNKEVMGALKRVIQRIFSVKV comes from the coding sequence ATGGAAAACTATAATCAAACATCAACTGATTTCATCTTATTGGGGTTGTTTCCCCCTTCAAGAATTggcctgtttctttttattctcattgTTCTCATTTTCCTAATGGCTCTATTTGGCAACCTCTCCATGATCCTTCTCATCTTTTTGGACATCCATCTTCACAAACCCATGTATTTTTTACTTAGTCAGCTATCCCTAATTGACCTAAACTACATCTCAACCATTGTCCCCAAAATGGCCTacaattttctctttggaaacaaatctatttctttcaTTGGATGTGGGGTTCAGAGCTTCTTCTTCTTGACTTTAGCAGGTGCAGAAACATTGCTCTTGGCCTGTATGGCTTATGATCGTTATGTGGCCATTTGCTTTCCTCTTCACTACCCCATCAGAATCAgcagaagagtgtgtgtgttgaTGATAACGGCATCTTGGATAATGGGCTCTATCAACTCCTGTGCACATACCACATATGCCCTGCATATCCATTATTGCCGATCCAGAGCAAtcaatcatttcttctgtgatgtCCCAGCCATGCTGACTCTAGCCTGCATGGACACCTGGATCTATGAATACACAGTGTTCGTCAGTACTATCCTCTTCCTTTTGTTGCCTTTCATTGGTATTGCATGTTCCTATGGCCGTGTTCTGCTTGCTGTCTATCACATGAACTCggcagaagggaagaagaaggcCTATTCGACCTGCAGCACCCATCTTGCTGTGGTGACTTTCTACTATGTTCCCTTTGTTTATACTTATCTACGCCCAAGAGATCTCAGATCTCCAACAGAGGACAAGACTCTGGCTGTCTTCTACACCATTCTGACTCCAATGCTTAATCCTGTTATCTATAGCCTGAAAAACAAAGAGGTAATGGGGGCACTAAAAAGAGTAATTCAGAGAATCTTCTCTGTGAAAGTGTAG